In Alnus glutinosa chromosome 7, dhAlnGlut1.1, whole genome shotgun sequence, the sequence aaaataaaaatagtaatgtGAAGGATATAATcgattttcatataaatttgtaatatatattcgAGGGAGAAATAGATGAAAAGTATTAGATTTAAAATGACCATAAACTCAggtattaaatttgtaaaattgaaaaaatgagaCCTTAATGACAAAATCTAGTAAAGAATACAAGGTCATATCACAATTTTCCTATAATTTAAAGCTAACTTATCACTTTGGTTTTAGATGTTCATTACTTGGGGAAATGATATTTGGGGGACGTTTTACCGTCCCCCAGCAGGctttctaaataattttttttttttttttttttttttttttttttttttttttttttatatgaaaatgcaacttctgatgtcacatcagagttgctttttcattaaaaaatctCTTTTTAATGAAAAGGGGCGGGCAGGGCCGGCTGGTTTACCCCTGCCTGTCATTGCTCTATCACTTGAATAAAGATATCCGATCAAGTATTTATCACTTCTATGCCGAAAAACTTCCCAATTTTGGTGAACCACCTTTTCCATATACTGGTTTTGgctttatttttcttgtaagcTCCATTTAATTCAGAGAGACATGAAATGAAATGCAAAGAAACAAGACATTATTGTTAAGGCAAGCAAAGAAACATTATGCAACAAATTCGCAACTCCTAAGGGTGTTATTCCCTTTACAGCAAATCTAAGAAAATGACCAACAGATATCCAAATACACAATCTTGAGACAAGTGAATTCTAAATCCCTTTCATTAACCTTTATACTACCTAACTTCCATTTAGCCAAATCAAGAAACTCTAGCCAATTATATCCAAACCAAAAACCCATTAGCCCAAAAGTAGATCCGGGCTCACCAAGCTACGCACACACTAGAACCCCTCCCATTGCCTACGCCCCAAACTGTAGCGAACCACGATCATCTTAATTATTGACCTACCAATCAAAGATgtgcagaaaaagaaaattgtcgGTTGGCGATTTTCTCTCTAAGTAAAGCTAGCAACGAGCCTTAAATGACCTGCCATTTCGAACACACTCTGTAAGGAATAGAGGCTGACGGATCCAAgagcaaaatgaaataaaatcaaGAAGAAACACCACATTCAATAGGTGATCCTAGTGTCAGTCGACACTTGCCTTACCTGGCTCATTTACCGACAAAGGACAGACAACCTCTACAAAAGGTGAGAAAAATCATAGCGCATGTACATTGTTCTTACACTTATACTCTGCTCTTTGCTTATTCATCTTCCCAAATTCACCTCCACTAACTTAAACATAAGAGGTGATTCCACTGCTACCACCAGCGTGCCACTCTGACCCTTAAGacttttttcagatttctgGAATCGGACGTTTGACTTCGACGTGCGTAATCACTGTATCAACAAATTGAATGATTAAGCTTATCCTTTTTTATCAGCTTCAAGTTTTTGGAATCAgaatagtgatttaacatagtatcataATATATAAGTCCTAAATTCAAACCCTACCTCTATAATTCACccctcatttcaattaaatattctatcgCCTCAAACTTATCCATTTATCTTTTCGATTAAATATTCAATCACCTCAAACTTATCCATAAAGAGCTGTTCAAATGCGTGCCAAAATAACATATGCCCAAGTCCAAATCTCAGATTTTGGGATTTGGCACTCGAAATGTATAATAGAAGGATCCTGCTCGGATCCAATCTGCAGGGCAACATCTCAGATCGTCTCATTTTCCTAAACCACATAGACAAAGCACAAGGACAGTCAAATATTGTTCATACTTTCATATCACGTAGACAGCAGCCTTTTTTCTACCGGTATAAACAGAACCGTTAACATCATATTAGACAACATGAGCTTTTCCACAACATAAAAGCTATGTACATTTACTAGTAATCCAGAAGTTGAATTGTAGTAattcaattaaattttgaaaattcaggAAAGTTCCcaaataatttttcagaaattGCCAAACAACGCCCACCAATTGAAACAtggcaaaagaaaaattcaaacccAAATTTACACTATACGTTTTTGAATGAATAGATATCATAATTTGTACAGCACAAAGGAGAAGTTCTCAACGGTAAGGAAGAATTACAACATACCTCCAATCCATTACGGAATTGTGCCTCACTCGCCTTTAACAACACAGGGAGAGGAAAGTATACACGCTTCTCTACGCAACACTGGTGCCTAGGCTTAATCCTATTCTCTAAGCTAAACGAAAAGTATTGCGGAAACTCCTTCAGCTCCTTCAAATCCCTCCCCATTTCCACCACGAAGTAATTCAATTTCGGCTCGAAATTATCCTTCAAACTGTAATTGAACAGCTGCGGAAATCGCCGAAACATCCACAACGCGTCTCGGCGAGAGAACCCGATATTTTCGAAGTATTCGATTCTGGGTATGAGCTTGTCTTCGACGCTAGCGGAGAGCAGAGAGGCGTGCTTGTTCACCTCGGAGATGCCGATGCTCTGGAGGAAGTACAGGGTGGGGCGGAGGCGGTGCTTGACGCTGCAGGCGAGCAATCTGGGGCGTCGGTTGATGACGCGCTTGAGATCGGAGCCCTTGACGCGGGCCTCCCGGAGGAGGAAGGTGAAGACGGGGACGATGTCGGCGACTCGGGAGGCGAGGATCTCGGGGCACATGCCGGCGATTCGGCGGAGCTCGATGGCGGTGAAGCCGAGGGAAGTCATGTAATCGACGGTAGATTTGATGTCGGAGAGAGGGGCGGAGATGATCGGAGGGTGGTGGTTTAAGAGGGAGAGGAAGTCGAGGCCAATGGAGTCGAGGTAGAGCATTTTCTCTTGGAACTGGGAATTGGGTTGCGGGTGAGTTGGGGGGGAGATGGAGAGGATTTCTGGGGTCTTGGGGGGTTTGAGTGGGAGAGAGACGGTTGCTTTGATGGAAGAGATGGGAGAGAAGTGGGGGTTTCTTGGGCGAGAAAGTGAAGGGAAACCATGGTGAGGTTTAGGATGGAAGAAAGATGATGTGAAGGAGGACTTGGCGGAGGCGGTGGAGAGGAAGTGGAGTGTTTCTTGGTGCATTGTTTGGGTGCTACATGGCTGATGGTGAGGGAAACTTCTTTTCTCTGGTGGGGGTTGTATAGGAGGTGGTGTGGGTGGCAGAGGATAAGGCTCCGAACTTTACCATTGCAAGATTGTGTGCTAGTGCTATCTGAAATCAATCCAAGGAGGTTGGTTTCATAGAGAGTGAGataacgagagagagagagagagagagatagcaaCAAGGGAAAGGTAAGGCCCAAAAGAACCACGGCCTAGGCTCTATAAGACTATTCTGAGAAcctccttttccttcttctttttctttgttaaaaaatgACACCAGTTCCTATTGTTTATGCCTTTTTCGGCCCTTTTAAGGGGGAGAGTGAAAAACAAGCCCAGTGGGCCGAAGCTAAAAGCTTACTTGAAAATACTTTGCTACtcctacaattaaaaaatagtaatgtTTAGGTCCTACCGTCCTACACTCTCTCATTTGGGAGGATGTAGTAGTGTTATTATCCTTTAAAtcagtttttgttaaaaaacaaaaaagaaatataagaaTTGACGGTGTAGTACTGTAGTATTTACCATTCGTGCATGTGTGAAATTAtgttaaagaatttaaaaagtatttttagtatttaaaaATCTCTTgtaggcaaaaaataataatattggtgtgataaaaaaaactttaaaatctttcttttttttttttttaaaaaaaaaaaaaaatctcaaaaactgGTTGTAAGAAACTTGAAAATgaggttttttctaaaaaaaaaactctttcaaACTTTTTATATAGAAAGAGCTCTATTTCTCTAGGCAATATTAAACGGTcttttactctaaaaaaattgagtaatgttaaaaactacatttttattacaTAACTATTTTACAATACTGATGTGATAATCTTAACCAACCGATcaatcattaattaaaaaaataaaaaataaaaaaatcaagagttggTTGGAAGTCACATCCTTGTCCTAGTCTTTGTGGGTTGGAATGACTCGATTGATCATGTTAACATAGTGTAATAATTGTAacataaaaatgtgttttttataATGGTTAAATTCTTTTTTGTCCCATctgatttaacaattttaattcttttccaCATAGGTTTTAATTTGTATCGTAGATGATATATCGTTTGTGACTAAAAACAGAGATAATGCTTCTGTCTAACTTATGAATATAAATTGACAGATGTCCACGTCAGTACCCTTAACAAACATACACGTGTTTGGTGTCCCTATgcctcattaaaaataaaaaataaaaaatttgataaactaaaaatattaaaaccttttttttaaaaaaaaaaaaaaagaaaaaaaaagggtggctcgACCCACCCCAAGCCATGGCGTAACTaaccatccttttttttttttttttttttttttcaaatctttattttttaattttattaatattcttagttttctagttttttaatttttaataggCACATGGACATGTGTCTTTCTTTTAAAGTTATTGACatggacttccgtcaatttattgacaaaaataccatATCTATTTTTAATCATGAGCGATGTATCATAAATGATTGAaatttatgctctgtttgtttcaatgtaaaatgatttctttcgtaaaatattttcgattgTTTCAAAAATGTTTTCCAGCGTTTGGTTCGCatgaaaaaaattacgaaaggcgAAAATGCAACTGTCACTAGAATTCGGCAACGTCCAGTCatcgttgccggattccggcgaataTGTTTGGTTGGATCCGGCCAGATCtaggccattttggccagatccggtcagGTACTGACCATGGCTGGATTCTAACCATTTTCAATCGAAATCTGGTCCGCCGGCATCCGGCGACGGTGGCCGAATGTCGTCGGATTCCGAAATcaaatatcaaacatgcgtggaaggacaaagagtttaatttcagaaaatgatttacggtttttaaaaccgtaaatcgttttccaaaaattaaagaagcttttacggttaaaccgaaaatgattttcgttgaccattattttttgcccctaccaaacaccgtaaaatgttaaaattatttttcaaaaatcaatttaCGCCGTAACAAACGGAGCAATagatgagaaaaaataaaatttttaaacaaatgtggtatttaaccctttttataattgctaaaaaaaataaaataaaaccaattaCGTCCACAACTGCCGGCTCAAAATCACCTACATTTCCCGGTTTCCCCAATGCCTGGAGTCGGTTACCCGTAAAAATAACTCCCACCAACCTCACACGGTCACACCCGTTCCCTTCCTCGCTTTATCCTATCTTCTCACCCACCAAATCGATTTCTCCACCCTAGACTTCCCAAACGACAGTGAGTGAGTGAGCCAGTGAGAGGCGAGAGCTTTCTACGCGCTCTGTCACTCTCCCCCCTGAAATCCCAAAGAATGGCTTGCTCAGCTGCCGCCACCGCTCTTCTCTCCTCAAACTCTGGGGCTTTCTCTTCCAAAGCTGCTGCTCCGATGGCCTCGATCTCCAAGCCCTTCTCTCAAACCCTAACCATCCCCAAGTCCTTCAACGGCCTCCGCAGACCCATCCAATCCCACGCCTCTCGATCCCTCTCGCTCTCTCGTGGCTCCCATTCTCGACGGAGCTTCGTTGTCAGAGCCTGTGTAAGTAATTTTGACTCCCCGCTTGTAGATTAATACATTCACAATGTTTCTTTTGCTTTTAAGTGCACCGTAACCCTTTCGTTTGAAGTTATAAGTGTGGTTTCCGTTCAAAAGTGTATAATGCTATGGCCTAGGATTCTTGTAGAGGATATTCAATAGTTgggttttttgaatttataagttTGGTTTCCGTTCAAAAGTGTATAATGCTATGGCCTAGGATTCTTGTGGAGGATATTAAATAGTTGggttttttgtatttataaagATAATTGAATTCAATGTCTCTGATAATATAGTGAGGAAAGGTAGTGCTTGTGTTGCATTGGAAGATGGATTGGTCATGAATGGACGGCCAGGATTCATGAAGTATCGATATTTATGGAGTAAGATTAGAAATTAAATAACAGGCAGAGACTCTAATGGGCTCTTGTGCTTAACTACCAtaagtttttgataaatttgttATTAGAAGGGTATTTCAGTTAATTTTCTTATGCCATTGTTAACGGCAATGTAAAATTCTAGAGGAGTGtgtatatatgtaatttttcgTGTTATGAATCCTGGTCTATGTTTTATGGGCTAATTGCTCTTTTTGCAGTCTTTACGTCCATTGGTTGGAAATGTAGCACCGGATTTCGAGGCAGAGGCTGTTTTTGATCAGGAGTTCATCAAGGTAGTTTACAAAGAATAATGTTGCAAATTCTGAGTGGCACTCATGGTTATTTCTTGCAAACTCCAAATTATATTGGGTGTGTTTGAGTTATAGTGTTGGTCAATTTTTCAGCCAATCCTAATATGGGTAGtgtgcgttttttttttttttagctggGATGGATTTTTTATCAGGTTTTCATTTAATCAAAGCATCTCCATTTCAGGTTAAACTCTCTGAATATATTGGGAAGAAATATGTGATTCTCTTTTTCTACCCTTTAGACTTCACATTTGTTTGCCCCACAGGTTTGTTTGACACTGAACTAATGGAATTTGAAGTTTACATATTAAGTTGATGCTAAGGCTTACCATTATTCTCTTCTCTTGTCCTTCATTTGCAGAGATCACTGCTTTCAGTGACCGCCATGCTGAATTTGAGCAGCTAAACACGGAAATATTGGGTGTTTCAATCGACAGTGTGGTAAGTTGTTTCCTCCATTTAATTTGAAGGCTCTTAAGCCAGTGGCTGGCAAtccttccatttcttttttcttaataaatatatttatatttggtaaaTTGGTGTATTCTTTAGTTTTTGGTTCAGCAACAAATATTATACGCACTAAGtttgtgtattgtgatataggGGTTAGATTGTAGAACCGAATTGATCTATCAGCTTATCAttcaaaacttttgagattgtTGATGGGGTGCCATTTTAGAGCCTCTGTGTCCGGATGGAGTGTGTccatttatgttttctttgtaGAACTCttctttttacttcttttttcttttttccttttttcctttttttatcaGATTACTGATGTGGCCTAAATTCGAAATTGCTTGTTTATCTTGATGTCCTTATGTTATCCTTTTTGTAGTTCTCGCACCTTGCGTGGGTCCAAACAGACAGAAAGTCTGGTGGGCTTGGTGATCTGAAGTATCCTTTGATTTCTGATGTCACCAAATCAATCTCAAAATCCTATGGTGTGCTGATCCCAGATCAGGTATGAATACCTTTTTGGGCTAGAATTTCATTGTTAAAGAGCTTGTTtgagggttttcttttttcccaaaaaattaaatacagatCATAATGGGTAAGTTGATCAGAACATGGTATGATGGGTTCTGTAGGCAACATGTGTTGCCAGAAAGACTTGACCATGCCATCTTTTTCTGTAGTCTGTTGAATTATACCATTATTATTGTCTGCTTCATGTTGCCAACAGAAAGCCTAAGCTGGTTTTTCATGGGGTTTTAAGAACTGTTTTATAACATATGAAGTGGTACGATCTAATTAAATATATGGAGTGATGTGGTTAGTCTTGGCCAACCCCTTGCAGAAAATTGGGGTTATCTAACCATACTAAAATTTGATGACATTTGGAAATTTATCAGAAAATGTGGCACATGAGACAGAATATGAAAATGTTCTTTGAAGTGGTTATTAATGTGTAGCTGTATGTTAagatatatgcatatataatacTCAAATATGCATAGGCTGATAGGTACACATCTCAGAATAAAAGTTCCTAGCTATTGTGTTAAATCTTGCATATATTATGTCTTTGCTACAAAATCTTATGCTTAATCTTGCgtgtattttatgttgtattttattttagaggATATTGAATTTTCATATAAAATAAAGGTTAAGTTATATaagttactaaaattattttcattgattttcgAAGTAGACAATCTTTTGGAACATTAAATGGAATAGTGGAGAAACAATATGGGATAGACAAAGTACAATGTAGTGCATGTTAAATGTTGGGACTTGGGATGAATGCTTTGTTATTGTAATTACACTTTTTCACCATTAGCTACAGTTTTCTTTGATTATAATTAGAAGTTCTGTTTCAATCTTGTAGGGAATTGCATTAAGGGGACTTTTCATCATTGACAAGGAAGGAGTGATCCAACACTCCACCATTAACAATCTTGCCATTGGTCGGAGTGTTGATGAGACAAAGAGAACACTCcaggtaaattttattttcaaggaCAAGACAATGACTTGGCGGattcatttttattcttatgTGGAATAGTTTTGCTTTCCTATTTCTTTGTTGCCTTCTAAATTGGTCATTGTTGCTTTATTTCCTGCAGGCTTTGCAGTATGTGCAGGAGAACCCAGATGAAGTTTGCCCTGCCGGATGGAAGCCTGGA encodes:
- the LOC133873809 gene encoding 2-Cys peroxiredoxin BAS1, chloroplastic — its product is MACSAAATALLSSNSGAFSSKAAAPMASISKPFSQTLTIPKSFNGLRRPIQSHASRSLSLSRGSHSRRSFVVRACSLRPLVGNVAPDFEAEAVFDQEFIKVKLSEYIGKKYVILFFYPLDFTFVCPTEITAFSDRHAEFEQLNTEILGVSIDSVFSHLAWVQTDRKSGGLGDLKYPLISDVTKSISKSYGVLIPDQGIALRGLFIIDKEGVIQHSTINNLAIGRSVDETKRTLQALQYVQENPDEVCPAGWKPGEKSMKPDPKLSKEYFAAI
- the LOC133874305 gene encoding protein SEEDLING LETHAL 1, chloroplastic — translated: MHQETLHFLSTASAKSSFTSSFFHPKPHHGFPSLSRPRNPHFSPISSIKATVSLPLKPPKTPEILSISPPTHPQPNSQFQEKMLYLDSIGLDFLSLLNHHPPIISAPLSDIKSTVDYMTSLGFTAIELRRIAGMCPEILASRVADIVPVFTFLLREARVKGSDLKRVINRRPRLLACSVKHRLRPTLYFLQSIGISEVNKHASLLSASVEDKLIPRIEYFENIGFSRRDALWMFRRFPQLFNYSLKDNFEPKLNYFVVEMGRDLKELKEFPQYFSFSLENRIKPRHQCCVEKRVYFPLPVLLKASEAQFRNGLE